TAACTCGTTCCAGCTGCAGATCAATCTCATTTTTAACAAGTTCGACATTATCCTTATCCAATCCTGCCTGAACGGTCATCCAACCATCAACGGCGAAAAAAGTTGAATTTGCGTAATAAGCCAGATGTAATTTTTCACGGATATTCAAAAAAAGCAAAGATTGACTCGAACCACCAAAAAGGCGGGAAAAAACCATCGCCGTATATCTCTGTTGAGTCAGATAATCATAATCCAGAAAATTATAGGCTCGTTCCAGGAGCGCCTGATCACCCTTTTCGTGCAGTTCAGCAAATTGGTCAGGTTTTACTGCTTGTGTATAGACTGGGTTGGGAATCGGCCGGCTGTTTTGCGAAACGTTTGGCCAAGAAGCGACCAACTTTTCAACTTCAAGTTCACTCGGGAGGCCAGCTACTTCCAATGACATTTCATCGTTAGCCAGCATAGCATGGTAAGCCGAAACGACGGTTTCATTTGTTAACTGCCTGATTGACAAAGGACTCCCTTCGGGTTGAATTCTAAAATCAGGATTGACAAAATATTTTTTGAGAATCAGATCATGGAGCTTATAGCTTTTATTATCAAAATTTGCTAAAAATTCAGAAAGAAAATTCTGCTTTTCATTTTCAAACAAATGCTCAGGAAATAAGCCATCAACAATCAACGGATTAAAAATCTGGCCGGACAAAAAATTGAAACTTTTTGCCAATAATTGCTGGTCTCCCGCAGCTTGCGGGCTGGGTATCTTCAGTGCAAAACGCAGTTTGGAAAGCCGCCCAAAACGACTTGTCGACACAGAAAAATGTGCGCCGTAAAGTGTATTAAGTTTCTTAGTCAGCAACTGTCGGTTCGGAAAAAAGGCCGAACTATCTTCCAGTATTTGAGCCAGCAACGCACGATTGACTGCCGTGCCTTTTTCAAAGGGAGCGTAAAATTCCGCAACAATTTTAACTGACTGAAATTTATCAGTCGTTAAGACATTTAAATTGATACCATTGGCTAATTTTTTCATATTTTTCACAGGATCGGTGACAGTAAGCGCGAAAACTTTTGCAGTACCGTCATCCAAACCCCCTGTCCATCGAAATCTTCCTGACTCAGAAGTTTTGACTGTGACACATCTTTAGTGATTTGATTCTTGATTTTGTTGGCAAACTTGGCACTGTAAATAAAAGCATTTGCTTCAAAACTCAATTCAAAGGACCGAATATCCATATTAGCAGAACCAATGCTGATAATTTCATCATCGATCATTAATAATTTGCTGTGCAGAAAACCATTATCATAACGATAAACATGTGCGCCAGCCTGTATCAACTCTTGTGCATAATACTGTGTTGCGCGATAAACAAAGGGATGGTCTGGTCGATTGGGAATAAAAACATCTACTTTAACACCGGCAGCCAGAGCAATCAGCAGGTTTTCAAAAATCGGTTGATCGGGAATTAAATATGGCGTCTGAATCGTAATCGTTTTTGTAGCAAGACTAATCATTTTCAAATAGCCTTGTTTAATCTGATCAACAAGCGATTCCGGGCCGGACGAAACAATTTGAATCGGATGAATACCGTTGACTTGTGTTGCTGGAAAGTAATCCGCCAGAAAAGATAATTTGTCATCTTCCTTAGCTGTGGCATTCCAATCAATAAAGAAACGTGATTGCAATGACAGAACGGCATCTCCAACAATTTTCAACTGTGAATCACGCCAATTACCGAATTTTTTTGATTTCCCCAGATACTGGTCACCAACATTAAAGCCGCCGATATAGCCAACTTTTCCGTCGATGACGACAACCTTGCGGTGAAAACGAAAATTGATTCTCAACGCAAGCAGCTGAAAACGCCGCGTTAAAAAAGGATAAATGATACCACCAGCCTGCTGTAAGCGGCGGTACATACGGCGATGAGTACCGTGAGAACCATAAGCATCATAAATCACACGAACTTCAACACCTGCTTGGGCTTTTTTGGTCAGCAGATCAATTAGCTTGTTACCGGTTGGATCGTCAAAAATAGAAAAAAAAGCCAAATGAATATGGTCCTGTGCCTTCTCGATTTCAAGAAATAAATCATCAAAAAAATCTTGACCATCAAAAAAGGTATCAAGATCATTGCCATAGGTCAGAATCGCTCCGCTGTTACTGGCAAACAGTTTAGAAAGCATTGTGGCATTTTCATCCAGCTTCAAATGATGATTGTAATATTTTTGATTATCCCGAATCTGTTCTCGGCCAACAATTTCCTGACTGGTAAAATCAAAAATTTTTTTATCAGAGATTCGGCGTCCTGTAAACCAATAAATAACAAAGCCAAAAACAGGTACAAATAACAGGACAACTAGCCATGCCCAAATTCTGCTAACCTCTCTTTTGCTCCAGAAAACCGTTACAACCGCAAAGAAAGCATTCAGCAATAATATAACCGAAATTATGTAGAAAAATAAATTCATGGGATTAGCTATTAATTATATAAGTCAAAGACTCAACCGGACGATAAAATATCATCTCAATAAGACTATTTATGAAAATCGTTGGAAATACAGTGAAAATCAGGTAATTAACCAGACTAATATTAACTTCCCCGGTTAAGATACCGGTGATATAAATGAGGCTGTAAAAAACAAGCAAACCGGTTGCCACTGTCCAAAACGAAGAGAGAATTCGATAGGGAATATGTGGATCCAGCAAGAAGACAGTATAAGCGGATAAAAGATAAGCGGTTAGATAGCTGCCAATAGACTGTGTGTAATAAAGATCGAAGAGCAACCCAAGTAATACCAGCCACCACCAAAAATGAAAATGGCGATCGGACCGAAAATGAATCGTGTAAAAAATGCCAATAAAAGTCAGATTGGGCAGAATTGTCCAGTTTGCAAAAGACAAAAAACCGGAAAAAGCCGCCATTAATGAGCCATCAACGAATATTAACACAATTAAAATAACTGGATAAACAATAGCGGGACGGAAAAAACGATGCGTCGAAACATGGCGATTATTCATTCCCCACC
The Oenococcus kitaharae DSM 17330 DNA segment above includes these coding regions:
- the mreD gene encoding rod shape-determining protein MreD, giving the protein MNNRHVSTHRFFRPAIVYPVILIVLIFVDGSLMAAFSGFLSFANWTILPNLTFIGIFYTIHFRSDRHFHFWWWLVLLGLLFDLYYTQSIGSYLTAYLLSAYTVFLLDPHIPYRILSSFWTVATGLLVFYSLIYITGILTGEVNISLVNYLIFTVFPTIFINSLIEMIFYRPVESLTYIINS
- the cls gene encoding cardiolipin synthase encodes the protein MNLFFYIISVILLLNAFFAVVTVFWSKREVSRIWAWLVVLLFVPVFGFVIYWFTGRRISDKKIFDFTSQEIVGREQIRDNQKYYNHHLKLDENATMLSKLFASNSGAILTYGNDLDTFFDGQDFFDDLFLEIEKAQDHIHLAFFSIFDDPTGNKLIDLLTKKAQAGVEVRVIYDAYGSHGTHRRMYRRLQQAGGIIYPFLTRRFQLLALRINFRFHRKVVVIDGKVGYIGGFNVGDQYLGKSKKFGNWRDSQLKIVGDAVLSLQSRFFIDWNATAKEDDKLSFLADYFPATQVNGIHPIQIVSSGPESLVDQIKQGYLKMISLATKTITIQTPYLIPDQPIFENLLIALAAGVKVDVFIPNRPDHPFVYRATQYYAQELIQAGAHVYRYDNGFLHSKLLMIDDEIISIGSANMDIRSFELSFEANAFIYSAKFANKIKNQITKDVSQSKLLSQEDFDGQGVWMTVLQKFSRLLSPIL
- the yfmF gene encoding EF-P 5-aminopentanol modification-associated protein YfmF is translated as MDDGTAKVFALTVTDPVKNMKKLANGINLNVLTTDKFQSVKIVAEFYAPFEKGTAVNRALLAQILEDSSAFFPNRQLLTKKLNTLYGAHFSVSTSRFGRLSKLRFALKIPSPQAAGDQQLLAKSFNFLSGQIFNPLIVDGLFPEHLFENEKQNFLSEFLANFDNKSYKLHDLILKKYFVNPDFRIQPEGSPLSIRQLTNETVVSAYHAMLANDEMSLEVAGLPSELEVEKLVASWPNVSQNSRPIPNPVYTQAVKPDQFAELHEKGDQALLERAYNFLDYDYLTQQRYTAMVFSRLFGGSSQSLLFLNIREKLHLAYYANSTFFAVDGWMTVQAGLDKDNVELVKNEIDLQLERVKKQDFSNDLFTTIKEELVAAIQAGEDYEETAIEKSINAFLTGYALSSSQIIAVIQSVTPQQVADFAKKSVKQAEAVLINED